The following proteins are co-located in the Labrys monachus genome:
- a CDS encoding N,N-dimethylformamidase beta subunit family domain-containing protein, translated as MIHGDTNPRGPGFIEKPVAADANGTYQGRKQIIHGGSYGYVEDRPQFHVESFTLQCHIWPTTPKTHPRYWKHGAQGLLTKWMDGKGYGLFINEEGFVELRINEHRITTGVPIRDHAWHFVAASFDAQTGEVVLYHEPQIVYALDPVIEPVRTTIKTQIVHTEAPVALAAYVETIGEDPLGKSSLPAGVWFTGKYNGKIDSPRIVKKALSRFEIEQMKGGAQPGLTERRNSGPTGELSALIVAAWDFWDGISTIVAKDNGPYRLDATLVNCPTRALTGYNWAGENFDWKYAKKEYGAIHFHDDDVDDARWEADVEWMVPEQIKSRSYALKLTTADGDEDYIPFWIVPKIGKEQSKIAVMIPTISYMAYANEHVACNAGGAELFVYRVPIMQHQNMFLAEHREYGGSIYDTHTDGSGICLSSRLRPILSIRPKYDHFLAQAPWQYPADLHLIYWLETMGYEYDVITDEDVTYDGLARLENYNVIITGSHPEHNSGAQLDALHNYTQRGGRLMYMGADAWYWVHSYHPAYDTVGRGVVTEMRRCESGIRTWRAEPGEYYHQGTGELGGMWRFRGRSLYSVAGVGMTNEGFDISTYYSRTPDSLDPRVSWAFEGISYEEPIGNFGLVGGGCAGLELDIVDVTLGSPPHTLAVATSAGRHTEAYLLVMEDFGFNQQGLDGTVHPRVRGDVAFHETPNGGGCFAFSSIAFCGSLPWNEGRNNVSTLVKNVLDRFSADGPLPPAPAEAIKHRGRADYESPALAATA; from the coding sequence ATGATCCACGGCGACACCAATCCCCGCGGACCAGGCTTCATCGAAAAGCCGGTCGCGGCGGACGCCAACGGAACCTACCAGGGACGGAAGCAGATCATCCACGGCGGATCCTACGGATATGTCGAGGACAGGCCGCAATTCCACGTCGAGAGCTTCACGCTCCAATGCCATATCTGGCCGACCACGCCGAAGACCCATCCGCGTTACTGGAAGCACGGCGCCCAGGGCCTCCTGACCAAATGGATGGACGGAAAGGGCTACGGCCTCTTCATCAACGAGGAAGGCTTCGTCGAGCTTCGCATCAACGAGCACAGGATCACGACCGGCGTGCCGATCCGCGATCATGCCTGGCATTTCGTCGCGGCCAGCTTCGATGCGCAAACCGGCGAGGTCGTGCTCTATCACGAGCCGCAGATCGTCTATGCCCTCGATCCGGTGATCGAGCCGGTCAGGACCACGATCAAGACGCAGATCGTGCACACCGAAGCGCCGGTCGCGCTTGCGGCCTATGTCGAGACGATCGGCGAGGATCCGCTCGGCAAGTCCTCGCTTCCTGCCGGCGTGTGGTTTACCGGCAAGTATAACGGCAAGATCGACAGCCCGCGTATCGTCAAGAAGGCGCTGAGCCGCTTCGAGATCGAACAGATGAAGGGCGGTGCGCAGCCCGGCCTCACCGAACGCCGCAATTCGGGCCCGACGGGTGAATTGTCCGCGCTCATCGTCGCCGCCTGGGACTTCTGGGACGGCATCAGCACCATCGTCGCCAAGGACAACGGCCCGTACCGCCTCGATGCGACGCTGGTAAACTGTCCGACGCGCGCCCTCACCGGCTACAACTGGGCGGGCGAGAACTTCGACTGGAAATACGCCAAGAAAGAATATGGCGCGATCCATTTCCATGATGACGACGTCGACGACGCCCGCTGGGAGGCGGACGTCGAATGGATGGTGCCGGAGCAGATCAAGAGCCGCTCCTATGCGCTGAAGCTGACGACCGCGGACGGCGACGAGGATTACATCCCCTTCTGGATCGTGCCGAAGATCGGCAAGGAACAGTCCAAGATCGCCGTCATGATCCCGACGATCAGCTACATGGCCTATGCCAACGAGCATGTGGCGTGCAATGCCGGCGGCGCCGAACTGTTCGTCTACCGCGTGCCGATCATGCAGCACCAGAACATGTTCCTGGCCGAGCACCGCGAATATGGCGGCTCGATCTACGATACCCACACCGATGGCTCGGGCATCTGCCTGTCGTCGCGCCTGCGTCCGATCCTGTCGATCCGGCCGAAATACGACCACTTCCTCGCCCAGGCACCGTGGCAATACCCCGCCGATCTCCATCTCATCTACTGGCTGGAGACGATGGGCTACGAATATGACGTGATCACCGACGAAGACGTCACCTATGACGGCCTCGCCCGGCTCGAAAACTACAACGTCATCATCACCGGCTCACATCCCGAGCACAATTCGGGCGCCCAGCTCGATGCGCTGCACAATTACACGCAACGCGGCGGACGCCTGATGTATATGGGCGCCGACGCTTGGTACTGGGTGCACTCCTATCATCCGGCCTACGACACTGTCGGCCGGGGCGTGGTCACCGAGATGCGGCGCTGCGAATCCGGCATCCGTACCTGGCGAGCCGAGCCTGGCGAGTATTACCACCAGGGCACCGGAGAGCTCGGCGGCATGTGGCGGTTCCGCGGCCGCTCGCTCTACTCGGTCGCCGGTGTCGGCATGACCAATGAAGGCTTCGATATCTCGACCTATTACAGCCGGACGCCGGACAGTCTCGATCCGCGCGTGTCCTGGGCCTTCGAGGGCATCTCCTACGAAGAGCCGATCGGCAATTTCGGCCTCGTCGGCGGCGGCTGCGCCGGCCTTGAGCTCGACATCGTCGACGTCACGCTCGGCTCTCCGCCCCACACGCTCGCGGTTGCGACCTCGGCGGGCCGGCACACCGAAGCCTATCTCCTCGTCATGGAGGATTTCGGCTTCAACCAGCAGGGCCTCGACGGAACGGTCCACCCGCGCGTGCGCGGCGACGTCGCCTTCCACGAGACGCCGAACGGCGGTGGATGCTTCGCTTTCTCCTCGATCGCCTTCTGCGGCTCCCTGCCGTGGAACGAGGGCCGCAACAACGTCTCCACCCTGGTGAAGAACGTGCTCGACCGCTTCTCGGCGGATGGTCCGCTGCCGCCGGCACCGGCGGAGGCGATCAAGCATCGAGGCCGCGCCGACTACGAGTCGCCGGCGCTTGCCGCGACCGCCTGA